The genomic DNA GGGTATTCCGTCTCTATCGCCGATAATAATTACTTTTTTATCTTTAAGACTACTCATTATCTTTCCTCCTAATTTATATATTTTTTGTTTATTATCTATAATTATTTAATTGAAAATTAGTTTTACTACACATCAGCATTAGTAAGTCTTTGCACTTAAGTATCCAAATCCTGTTTCATTTGTAGCTCCTGTAATTGCCTGAATTTCCACTTCAATAGTTCCGTCTTGTCTCAACGAATCTTGATTTCCTCCTGCAATTACATTTACCACATCTATATGTCCGATTACTTTATCCAATTTTGGTAATACTATTACCTGATTGGCATTTCCTCCTGTTACTACTGCATCAGCTTTCGGATCAGCATCTGCAAGACTTTGGCTTGCTCCATCCTGTCCTGCATACTCATCAGTTACAATAACAGTTTTTACACCTTCATTTTCAATTTTTTTACAGTTCATTATCAAGTCGGTATCAGGATTACCGAATCCTTCTTGAGAAACAATAGCAGCATCCAAGCCTAAATATTTTGTAAACTTCGCTGTCCAATTTGATGATCTTTCTTTATCTGCCAGATAAACATTCTCATTTGTTATGATTACACCTAGGAAATTAATTTCCTTTCCGTGTTTTTCATACAACTCTTCTATTACTCCGTTATTCAAATGAACGTAAGTAGGATTTTTATCACATGCAGACACACAATTTCCACTTACTATCGCTCCATCCATAATTTCTGTAGGATAAAGAAGTGTAGGAACTATCTGTTTTGCATCTACTCCGTATACGTAAGTATCATGCAACAAACCCTGTGTCTGAAGCATATACACATATCCCACTTTAGGCAAATCAGGATA from Leptotrichia sp. OH3620_COT-345 includes the following:
- a CDS encoding glycine/sarcosine/betaine reductase component B subunit, translating into MRLELGKIHIKDIQFASESKIEKNVLYVNKEELIKEIWNDEAIVSVDLEIARPGESIRITPVKDVIEPRVKTEGRGGIFPGILSKVDTVGEGKTIALKGMAVVTTGKIVGFQEGIIDMTGIGAEYTPFSKLNNLVVIAEPAEGVKQHEHEKAVRYIGFKAARYLGELARNLEPEEVKVYETKPLLEQIAEYPDLPKVGYVYMLQTQGLLHDTYVYGVDAKQIVPTLLYPTEIMDGAIVSGNCVSACDKNPTYVHLNNGVIEELYEKHGKEINFLGVIITNENVYLADKERSSNWTAKFTKYLGLDAAIVSQEGFGNPDTDLIMNCKKIENEGVKTVIVTDEYAGQDGASQSLADADPKADAVVTGGNANQVIVLPKLDKVIGHIDVVNVIAGGNQDSLRQDGTIEVEIQAITGATNETGFGYLSAKTY